GCTTGACTCAATGACACACAGCCATAAAAATGGCAGCCTTCTGCTACAGATTCATAGGTCCTCTGCTGTACCACAAAGACATTATTTAACTTGGGGGTGGGCTGCAGGGGAGGCTTTTAAAATCCACATCTCCCCTCAGAGCAGAGCCCCAGGGACAGTGATCTGGGAGTGGGTGGCTGGCTCACGTTCAAGTGTGATGATGAACCAGTTCTAGAAATCAAACATAAAAGCAAGTCTCCTGCAGGGCTTTTAACATGAACCAGCATCTGGATTTAGTCTCAACTCTGCCCTATCAGCATGGAGCCTATGTTTTTATCCCCCAAAGACAGGTGGAACAGACCACGTGATAACGGGAACAGGACATCTGAAAAAGCAGGGTTGTCCCAGAAAACCAAGCATGCAAGGTTGCCACTGCCCCATGGGTCCTTTGCTCCACCCCTGCACGGAAAGCAGTCTTTTCCTCTGGGACAATGGTCACCATCACCACTGCACCACATCCCCAGCCAGGCCATGCACACCTTGAGGGTGAGACCCTATTTTATCTCCCTCGATCCCCTGTGCCCAGCACACTgcaggtactcagtaaacaaattttgtttaataaattcaGACTTTTCCTGAGCACTTCTACCAACGTGGGACCTACCATTTTGCCAGGCAGCTAGCTCATCCAAGAGTAGAACCCACCCTGTGGCTGGGAAAAGCTTGATGTATGACAAGGTCGTACAAAAAGCTCCAGGAAGAATCAAGAGGAAAAAGGGCAAAGAATCCCTAGTTCTCAAGAGGTTGCTGACCTCTTGCAGGATTCCTTTAGGGGGTTCCTTAGGACACTGGGCCTATGGTTTCTAGGAGAAGGATTTGATTCGAGATGTCAGATAAACTTGGGAGACGCTGCAATCCGATCCTAGAAGGTTCATAACATATATGAACTTctaaggctctgagaagtcctgcaggaAACAAccctattttttaactttatttaacatGGCGTTCCTCAGACATTTGACCACAGAATCTATTTTCCGCTTAATACCCATGAATATCCTGAGGATTGAGTATTCTGTGAAATACTTTGAGAAACACCGACCCATGGGACCTCTAAATATCTGAAGTGTCTGTCACTAGTTcacaatacaaaattttaattcattttagtttttaaaattttaaacttcaaaacaaTTTGGAGGATGGGGGAAAGcagtattttcaaattaaatgaaCATACCAACAAAACCAGGGTGAAGTCTCTTGCAAGGTGGGGAATCTCCATCTTGGAATGAAAATCCAGCATTAAGACATGTGTCTCCAAGTCGGGAAGAGAAAGCAGTGAACAAACGTCCTTCTACCTGCCCCAGGGCCATGGGGGACCTCTGACAGGCCAACCTCTCTGGCCATGGCACAGAGGCAGGTCCCAACAAGCCTCCTTCTCCCATCTCTATACAGAAAGGTATGCCTATGAGAAGCAGGCCCCTGGGGGAAGACTCTACTTacagaaaacattatttataagatGTTGAATATTGAGCATTATGAAAACTCTAAAAAGAAGCATTTAATGGAAGCTTAAAAGTGTACACGAAGTTCCAGTAGTAATTCTGGTGATCTTCATTCCACTTATTTATGTTCCACACAAGCTCTGTGGCCAAAAGAGACCTTCCAGAAAGCCATCTATAAATGCTACTGCATGAAGAGCAACAGTCACTCAGGCTCTGTCTCCATGCCTAGCAGGCTGGCCAGTGGTGAGCAAAGGTGCATTAAAACCCGACACACCGAGGAAGAGCAGCCTTAGTGCTGGATGTCACTGCTTTCCAGGGTAAGGGGTGTATGTAAGGAGTGTACCAGCCTCTACACAGAAAACGTATTTTCAGGGCTCTTGTCAATTTTCTTTCACTGTTGTCAACACTAGAAACATCCAGACAGCCATTCTCTCCATGAATGACAGTTCAgactttgggttttttaaaaagtaagaataaagaTCCCTGCAGGTACAGAATTCTTGAGGCTAGCACACTATAACCAAAGACTAGACAACAGTTCACAAGTGCAAGTAACAGAATACGTTCTCCACGCAGTACGTACCGCACATTATATTCCCTAATGGAAATATCTATCAGTACATCAAGAAAAAACATCACATGAGTAGCCTATAATATTGTCTGTATTTGGTTAGAATTAGTCCTATCCCCCAACATgaatatttaaagacataatgGAATCACAGCATTTAAACATCAGTCCAACAAGTATCAAAGATTTGTTCCTTTTGGGAAGTAGCCTAAATTTAAATTCTCAACGGCCTCCAACACCGGGACCTGCTGTTGCCACACTAGTATACCACTGTTCCTTTACAGTTCCATATCATCACATATCCCTTACGGTGGCAATTTCACAGACAGAATGTTAGGTTTCAGGTTTAAAACTATACATACTATGCACCCTTAAAATTCTACGATTTtgctaaaaaatacaacaactagtgaatataataaaaaagcagactcacagctagtggttaccagtggggagaaggaagaggggaggggcgaGATGGAGGTAGGGcattaagagttacaaactattaggtataaaataagctacaagaatatattgtacaacacagggaataaagccagtattttataataactataaatggagtataacctttaaaaattgtgaatcactatattgtacggcaactacacttcaatttaaaaaacaaaaaataaatcttattggttaaacaaataaaacaaaaacaaaaacaaaacgacTCTATGATTCTGTCCtcttttgacagatgagaaacctACTATTCTAAGAGATTCATCAGTGACATGGCCAGTGGCACAGACAGGAAGAAAActacctctctcctctccacctgGGATTTTCCTAGTTAGTATTTTCCAATCCTTATCATAAAGTTGTTTAAAACGCAACTAAATATGGGGCTGCTCCCTAATGGGGTCTCCAAATGCCAAAAGATGAAGATGAACGAAAAAGCATGTGAACTTAGGCATCTCCTgacatcaaaactacagtgaaactGACGTTGCTCTCCTGCGAGAACAGACACATGTCAATCTCAGGAGGGCTTACTGGAGACACAGCCCTGAAACCATCACACTTGCTCACAGCCATGCCTGCTGCCAATCTGTACACATGCACACCAAGATTCCCCAGTGCCTGAGAGAAGCAAGTGCCCTTCATACCCCAGTAGCTGGCACTCAGAAAGAGGTACagttattctttccttttccagatAGACCCGTAGGTCAAAGGATTTCACACGTGGTCTAAAATGAATAACATGTGTGAAACACCCACCCCTCCAGAGAAGCATCTCACCACAGCTCTCCAGCAAGACTGTCTGTCAACTGGACAGAACTGCTCCGGCGCTCACTCGGGGTCACATGACCTTCAGTTAGCAAGGCAGGAAGTGAGTCTAGAGAATACCACAActactggcttaaaaaaaaaaaaagtcaaaccaaGAAAGTCATTACAGAACAAGTCTTGGGAAGCTGGGGTGCTTAATTTGGGAGAAGTGAATTCTGAGACTGTGACCCGAGGCCTGTTTTGTGAATTCAGGAGAATCTTCAATAAAGCGATAGCCACAAGTTTACTGTAAAAGTAAAGAATACACATTAGGCCACACATGCTCCTGGCTATTTAGTGGAGCAATTTATTCCAAAGCAAAATGGAAATCCTAAAGCCAGAAACCAGACTCCCTCAAAGCCCTTCACGGTCTTCAGgatgtttctttctcttgctctggTCATACTGAGCTGGTTTACTTTCAGGAAAATTTGGtgacttttcatattttttacttAAGAAATAACTCCTCAAAAACACTTCAcccaaaatattttgagaaaaaggtGACTAAATGACCCTAAGATTCCAAAAGGgcataataataaaatgtgtaaTCTTAAAAGTAGTtatttattatcaaaataataatttactaaatatataaacataagtaTTTAAAtctcccttaaaatatttttataccatcttttagaattacacacacacacacaagaaaagtcTGCTattcaattaaaaggaaaacctacacttgaaaaataagacaaaaactgatagcacattttcttctctcactcTTTTCAATGAACTAGAAAGTGGACTCCTTTACAACCAAACCAAAATTAAAACCTACTTGTGTCTTCAGAAGCCACAATCATATTCCTCTTCTTAAAGGAAGACAAACTGTTCTTCTAAAAGCCAAATATCTAAATTTCTCAAGGCAAGTCTCCACCAGTCCGAGTTCTGGCAGTACGGAAGTGTGTCACCCTTCTTAGCTTCTGCTGCAGTCTTTTTACCGTCTCAAGGGCTATTAAATGACTCGAAACAGATGTCTGTGTGCCATAAGGGACCTGCTTCTGCCTGGGAAAGCAGAGAAGTTGAGCATCACAACACTCTTGACATTCCACTTTCGACAGCTACCCATGAACGGGATGAGCTCATCAAAGGAGACCCTTATAATTCCTTCACAAGGGCAGAGGGTTAAACAAGGCTCAGCTTTTTACGGCTTTGAATCCCATTTCTCTTTCACACCACTTAAAGAAGAGTGTAAGTAGCTtgctgatattaaaaaaaaaaaaaaaaaaaaaaaggaactggggCACAGAAAAGAGCCCCTGAACATGGGAGGGTCTGGGGGTAGAAATGTGTTATAGCAGAAGACCCCAGTGCTCATCTTACAACTTGAAGAGGAGAGTTCTGGGGCAAGCTTGTGTGTTACCTACTATTCTGGCTCTGGTTCAGAGCACTTCTCATTTTTACCATCTAGAGATAATTAGGAAGAACGATTATGGTTCAAGCCATTCCAGAAATAGGGATTCTGggtccagctgtgtgaccttgggcagaccactcaacctctctgggttCCCTGCTTACTCATGTGTCAGTCAGTATGTGTACCTAATAACACCGCACATACTTCAGCCCACTGCAGTTTTACAAAGCACGTTCACACACTTCAGTGCATTTGATTCTTGCAATAACCCTGTGGAGTAACAGGggctattatcctcattttataaaactggaaattgaggttcagaggcTAAGTGACACACTCCCAATAGCAACCAGAAAGCAGTAGAAGTGGAACTGAACCCTCAACTTCAGATTCCAGTCAAATGCTTCTCTTTTCTTGCCACATCATGTTGCATGATCTCTCTGGTTCCAACAGAATTAAAatgccacaatttaaaaaatctctgtcaCCATTCACAACTCTTGTCACCGTTTGGAACCTGACACCATTTATACGTTGGGAAAAAGCAGCACATGAGTAAGTGCTCTCACATTAAAGACTTCTGTtttcaatttaattctttttgctcttttaaatgCTTAGATGCTGAGTGCTAATAAAGATGCTTATTACTAATGGTGAAGAATCTAACAGATCTTACTTCTGGTGGAAATACTCCTGTATGAAAGAGTCCAGAAAGCATAAGCTACAGTCAGCACCTAAAAATTGTTactttgctggaaaaaaaaaagatatcgaAACCGTAGCATCGAAGATGGACAATGGCAGTGCTGGACCTGAGAGCCTAAGAAAGTCCTTTGGCTGCGTCCTTAACCTTGACGGTTGTGTGGCCTAAGGtccccttcctcccatcccttctatcttcatccatccatccagtagGGGGACCTGTGTCATAGGTCAGCGAGGGTGACgggatacaaagaaaaatgaaacctctgaatgtgtattctttttacTGGCAGTAAAACTCCTGAGCTGTCAGCAAACTGTGAGGAGGGGCACCTGACAGCCCTATTTGTTTTGCTGGTACAACTCAGAATGAACTGGTTGGGATCCAGGTTACTGTGCACCACGTAAATGAAAGCCATCGTCCCCCACCGCCCCTGTTATTGCTATGCCATAGCACTGGGCACTGACCTGCTCTGCCCACTTCCCCTTTCCTCAGTGAGCCTTCAGCCTGGCACCCAGCTCTGAGATGAGGCCTGCTTAGCACCAGTGAAGCTCCCCACATTCAAACCAACAACGTTCTGTGTGGAGATGAGGGAATCAAAGTTAAAATCCAACCCATCAGCATCCATGAGTTCGCTACGGATAATGGACTCCATGTCACATTCCAAGCTCCCATTGAACATGTCCAGGTCCAAGTCGCTGGGGAACTTCTCATGGCCCATGACGGGAAGGTGTGCACTAGCTGAGTACAAGGAGGAGCCTGAGAGAGAGTCCGAGAGGGTTTGCATAGACTGGCTGACAGGAGACTGCTGCTGGTGTTTGGCTGACCCGAGGTTGCTGGAATCGCTCAAGCCCATGTTGCTGACGGAACTTGACAAGGCACGGCTGCCACCGAGAGCACCCTGGGTTTGGTGCTGGTGGTGGAGCAAGTTCTGATTGACCAGACTCCCCTGGTTAGGCTGGGCGGCAAAGGACATCATTGGATCACTGCGAAGCATCACGTTCCGGCGGGAGTTCTGGGCGGACACAGCGGTGCTGGCCTGAGACATCAAGGGGTCCGACTGGGTCATCATGACATCGCTGTGGCTGAGTGAGTCCGACGTGAGCAGGTCCTGGAGTGTCTGGTTGCCGTAGTGCGACATGGAAGAGAAGGTGGCTGGCTTGTTCTCTTGGATGGTCTGCATGGGAGACTGACGCAGGGAGTTCAGAGACGAGGGGCCAAACACCGTGCTGCTGAAGGAGCTGGTGGGGGAGCCCAGGCCGGAGCCCTTGGTGGTGTATGGGAAGCTGGAGCTGCGCTGCATGAGGCCCCCGGGGGGCGACGGCTGGGACGCAGGGAGCGCGATGTTGTCCAGCAGGTCGTCCATGAGGTTGTCGGCCAGCCCATCGTTCAGATTCATGGTGCCCGCCATGTCGGTCAGGCGGGGCAGCTCCACGGTGCACGGCTTGCTGACGGAGGGGGACAGGCTGGCCGAGCTGCTGTAGAGCATGGGGGAGAGTGGCGCGTCATCATCCTGAACGTCGTCCAACTCCGTGCTAGCCAGGATGGGGGACAGGCGGCCGCTGACTGTGCTGGCATTGGAATTGGTACGTGAGCGGAAGTCGGTCCACGCATCCAGCTCATCACTGCTGCGAGACGTGGGGCTGCCGGGCCACTTGGAGAGCTGGGAGGGACTGTCGTCTGCTGACTCGGTGGCGGTCTGCAGGGCTGCCTTCTTCTTGGCTGCACGGCCCCGGCTCTTGGTGTACTTGTTGCTGTTGTCCATGGAGACGGCCCGCCGCCGGGGCGCCTTCCCACTCTTTCCCCCGTCGGGGTTGATGATCCACCATGAGCTCTTGCCGGTCCCCTCATTCTGAACCCGCATGAACCGGCTGTGCAGCGACAGGTTGTGCCGGATGGAGTTctgcagagagagaagggacaaTGCAGATGAGGGAGAGTGGTCCAAACTGAGCACCCAGAAGAAACAGTTACTAATCagactcattttttatttttttttgtggtacgcgggcctctcaccgttgtggcctctcccgttgcggagcacaggctccggacgcgcaggctcagcggccatggctcacgggcccagccgctccgcggcatgtgggatNNNNNNNNNNNNNNNNNNNNNNNNNNNNNNNNNNNNNNNNNNNNNNNNNNNNNNNNNNNNNNNNNNNNNNNNNNNNNNNNNNNNNNNNNNNNNNNNNNNNNNNAGaggttaagggaaaaaaaaaaaaaaaaaaaggctttgcaTGACCCTCCTTGGCTTGGAATTAAATGACAATATTGAAAATGGCAAGTTCCATATTTAGAGGGTGGGAGATGGTTTCATATCGAGGAGATGCTGGGGATGTAGGAGCTCACTgacattgtttttcttaaattcccaAGTTTCACTGTCCTTTCTGTAATTGTACTTCCTATACTGAAGTTCACACTTATAATGTGTTACCACACCATTTCTCCCTGCACTTTGCAATAAACCTCCCTGGCTCTCTAAGGATAATTAATCACCTAGGGggctattttattctattttggtCCCCTCCTCCTCTAGAACAGAGGCAGCACCTACCTTTTCTTAACCACTTCTATGAACCCAGAACTGGTGTGAATTTTTACCTATCCTTTCTATGACTGCATCTCCTCCTGCCACAATTTCACATCTGTCTCACaagcataagaaaaaaatggtaaagtaGGATTTGCTGAGTTGACAGAAGTAGGCAAGTTTCCCAttcaaaaaaattccaaataatttatacgGACACTCCCTCCTCAAGGCAGTGTGGTCTGAGCACAGTAACTTCCTTCCGAAGAGGACAGtacagagagaggaggtgggggagagtaactttacagtgaagaaacctgaCATCTCAGCCAGGTGACCAAGATCAACATCAACAGGGCAAAGTCCGGTTGAA
The genomic region above belongs to Physeter macrocephalus isolate SW-GA chromosome 10, ASM283717v5, whole genome shotgun sequence and contains:
- the FOXO3 gene encoding forkhead box protein O3 isoform X2; translated protein: MAEAPASPAPLSPLEVELDPEFEPQSRPRSCTWPLQRPELQGSPAKPSGEAAADSMIPEEEDDEDDEDGGGRADSAMAIGGCAGGPLGSGLLLEDSARLLAPGGQDPGSGPAPAAGALSGGTQTPLQPQQTLPPPQPGAAGGSGQPRKCSSRRNAWGNLSYADLITRAIESSPDKRLTLSQIYEWMVRCVPYFKDKGDSNSSAGWKNSIRHNLSLHSRFMRVQNEGTGKSSWWIINPDGGKSGKAPRRRAVSMDNSNKYTKSRGRAAKKKAALQTATESADDSPSQLSKWPGSPTSRSSDELDAWTDFRSRTNSNASTVSGRLSPILASTELDDVQDDDAPLSPMLYSSSASLSPSVSKPCTVELPRLTDMAGTMNLNDGLADNLMDDLLDNIALPASQPSPPGGLMQRSSSFPYTTKGSGLGSPTSSFSSTVFGPSSLNSLRQSPMQTIQENKPATFSSMSHYGNQTLQDLLTSDSLSHSDVMMTQSDPLMSQASTAVSAQNSRRNVMLRSDPMMSFAAQPNQGSLVNQNLLHHQHQTQGALGGSRALSSSVSNMGLSDSSNLGSAKHQQQSPVSQSMQTLSDSLSGSSLYSASAHLPVMGHEKFPSDLDLDMFNGSLECDMESIIRSELMDADGLDFNFDSLISTQNVVGLNVGSFTGAKQASSQSWVPG
- the FOXO3 gene encoding forkhead box protein O3 isoform X1 — encoded protein: MAEAPASPAPLSPLEVELDPEFEPQSRPRSCTWPLQRPELQGSPAKPSGEAAADSMIPEEEDDEDDEDGGGRADSAMAIGGCAGGPLGSGLLLEDSARLLAPGGQDPGSGPAPAAGALSGGTQTPLQPQQTLPPPQPGAAGGSGQPRKCSSRRNAWGNLSYADLITRAIESSPDKRLTLSQIYEWMVRCVPYFKDKGDSNSSAGWKNQDVNWPPDPRQRRAGSWGSCKNSIRHNLSLHSRFMRVQNEGTGKSSWWIINPDGGKSGKAPRRRAVSMDNSNKYTKSRGRAAKKKAALQTATESADDSPSQLSKWPGSPTSRSSDELDAWTDFRSRTNSNASTVSGRLSPILASTELDDVQDDDAPLSPMLYSSSASLSPSVSKPCTVELPRLTDMAGTMNLNDGLADNLMDDLLDNIALPASQPSPPGGLMQRSSSFPYTTKGSGLGSPTSSFSSTVFGPSSLNSLRQSPMQTIQENKPATFSSMSHYGNQTLQDLLTSDSLSHSDVMMTQSDPLMSQASTAVSAQNSRRNVMLRSDPMMSFAAQPNQGSLVNQNLLHHQHQTQGALGGSRALSSSVSNMGLSDSSNLGSAKHQQQSPVSQSMQTLSDSLSGSSLYSASAHLPVMGHEKFPSDLDLDMFNGSLECDMESIIRSELMDADGLDFNFDSLISTQNVVGLNVGSFTGAKQASSQSWVPG
- the FOXO3 gene encoding forkhead box protein O3 isoform X3, with protein sequence MRVQNEGTGKSSWWIINPDGGKSGKAPRRRAVSMDNSNKYTKSRGRAAKKKAALQTATESADDSPSQLSKWPGSPTSRSSDELDAWTDFRSRTNSNASTVSGRLSPILASTELDDVQDDDAPLSPMLYSSSASLSPSVSKPCTVELPRLTDMAGTMNLNDGLADNLMDDLLDNIALPASQPSPPGGLMQRSSSFPYTTKGSGLGSPTSSFSSTVFGPSSLNSLRQSPMQTIQENKPATFSSMSHYGNQTLQDLLTSDSLSHSDVMMTQSDPLMSQASTAVSAQNSRRNVMLRSDPMMSFAAQPNQGSLVNQNLLHHQHQTQGALGGSRALSSSVSNMGLSDSSNLGSAKHQQQSPVSQSMQTLSDSLSGSSLYSASAHLPVMGHEKFPSDLDLDMFNGSLECDMESIIRSELMDADGLDFNFDSLISTQNVVGLNVGSFTGAKQASSQSWVPG